Proteins from one Triticum aestivum cultivar Chinese Spring chromosome 7A, IWGSC CS RefSeq v2.1, whole genome shotgun sequence genomic window:
- the LOC123148308 gene encoding wall-associated receptor kinase 3, which yields MLTLQYSATAYGAGFGIISMARPGCPDKCGNVSIPYPFGTGNGCFQEPFNVTCNVSGAYLASTKVRILDINLTLGEIRVQNPYIAWQCNHTNGTNSTGGDSQGLILDPSHKLSYTKNKLTSVGCATLAMVVGVTKGKNQLEFPIVNSCFSYCTDASNVDNSSGCAGMGCCQSSFPGNVSSVNTTSMPVLDIYNSTIQSFSPCSYAFVVEEEWFKFDPSYASSTDFASRYADGVPVVLDWVAGNGSCSETSKMGSQYACQAMNSECIDVSNGPGYRCNCSQGYEGNPYLQGGCKDINECEPPNQSLYPCKGNCINTHGSYTCSCPSGFRSDDPRSIPCVRADPNKALKVVLGLSVSAVFLMVFIFALWAEYQKRKLAEEKERFFDQNGGQILYQQIMSKQVDTLRIFTQEDLKKATNDFDESRELGKGGHGTVYKGILKDNRVVAVKRSKIMNVEQTDEFVQEIIILSQTNHRNVVRLLGCCLEVEVPILVYEFISNGTLFEFIHGSHGSPPPSLDTRLRIAQESAEALAYLHLSTNHHIVHGDVKSMNILLDDNYMAKVTDFGASRMLPKDESQFMTLVKGTLGYLDPEYLQERQLTEKSDVYSFGAVLLELITGKKAIYRDGLKEGKSLVSSFLLAMKIENLEGILDPRIARAGMEALLREVAELGRMCLGPRGEDRPSMTEVADKLKALRSAWREKLALGHAKTECLVVCSSPAAVAAWCPPSSGSSSMEAYMSGIGIETPR from the exons ATGCTGACCCTGCAATATAGTGCTACCGCTTATGGGGCTGGGTTTGGGATCATCAGCATGGCACGGCCCGGCTGCCCAGACAAGTGCGGTAACGTCAGCATCCCGTACCCGTTCGGCACCGGAAATGGATGCTTCCAGGAACCCTTTAATGTCACATGCAATGTGAGCGGGGCATATTTGGCCTCCACCAAAGTAAGGATACTGGACATCAATCTTACTCTAGGTGAGATTCGTGTTCAGAACCCATACATAGCATGGCAATGCAACCACACCAATGGCACCAATAGTACTGGCGGTGATTCGCAAGGCTTAATTCTTGATCCTTCTCATAAGCTTTCCTACACCAAGAACAAGTTGACATCAGTCGGTTGTGCTACGCTTGCAATGGTCGTAGGAGTCACCAAGGGCAAGAACCAGCTTGAATTCCCCATTGTTAACTCATGCTTTTCATACTGCACTGACGCAAGTAATGTGGATAATAGCTCTGGGTGCGCTGGAATGGGTTGCTGCCAGTCCTCATTTCCAGGAAATGTCAGTTCCGTTAACACCACATCCATGCCAGTACTAGATATATACAACTCAACCATCCAGTCTTTCAGCCCGTGCAGCTACGCTTTCGTTGTTGAGGAGGAGTGGTTCAAGTTCGATCCTTCATATGCTAGCTCTACTGATTTCGCAAGTAGATATGCAGATGGAGTTCCTGTGGTACTTGATTGGGTTGCTGGTAATGGAAGTTGTTCTGAAACCAGCAAGATGGGATCACAGTATGCCTGCCAAGCCATGAACAGTGAATGCATTGATGTGTCTAATGGCCCCGGTTACCGCTGCAACTGCTCTCAAGGTTATGAGGGCAATCCCTATCTGCAAGGAGGGTGCAAAG ACATCAATGAGTGCGAACCTCCAAACCAGTCCTTGTATCCTTGCAAAGGTAATTGCATAAACACCCACGGTAGCTACACCTGTTCATGCCCATCAGGATTCAGGAGCGATGATCCAAGGAGCATACCCTGCGTTCGAGCTGACCCAAACAAAGCACTGAAGGTGGTCTTAG GCTTATCCGTCAGTGCTGTCTTCCTCATGGTTTTTATCTTCGCTCTATGGGCTGAGTATCAGAAAAGAAAGCTGGCGGAAGAGAAGGAAAGATTCTTTGATCAGAATGGTGGTCAGATATTATATCAGCAAATTATGTCAAAACAAGTCGATACTTTGAGGATATTCACTCaagaagatctgaagaaggctacaaacgatttTGACGAGAGCAGAGAACTGGGCAAGGGGGGTCATGGCACTGTCTACAAGGGCATTCTCAAGGATAACAGGGTAGTGGCTGTGAAACGCTCGAAGATCATGAACGTGGAGCAGACCGACGAATTCGTGCAGGAGATAATTATACTTTCACAGACCAACCACCGGAATGTGGTCAGGCTTCTAGGGTGCTGCTTAGAGGTGGAGGTCCCCATACTGGTCTACGAGTTCATCTCGAACGGCACTCTCTTTGAGTTCATCCATGGTAGCCACGGAAGTCCACCTCCCTCGCTGGACACCCGTCTCAGGATCGCTCAAGAATCGGCAGAAGCGCTGGCCTATCTGCATCTGTCCACTAACCACCATATAGTCCACGGAGATGTCAAGTCCATGAACATCCTCTTGGACGACAACTACATGGCGAAAGTGACGGACTTTGGGGCGTCGAGGATGCTCCCCAAGGACGAGTCCCAGTTCATGACGCTGGTGAAGGGCACCCTGGGATATCTAGACCCTGAGTACCTGCAGGAGCGGCAGCTCACAGAGAAgagcgacgtgtacagcttcggggCCGTGCTGCTGGAGCTGATCACGGGGAAGAAGGCCATCTACCGCGATGGCCTGAAGGAAGGCAAGAGTCTCGTGTCATCCTTCCTGCTCGCCATGAAGATTGAGAACCTCGAGGGCATCCTTGACCCGAGAATCGCGCGTGCGGGGATGGAGGCGCTGCTGCGAGAAGTCGCCGAGCTCGGGCGGATGTGCTTGGGCCCCAGGGGTGAGGACAGGCCTTCCATGACCGAGGTGGCCGACAAGCTGAAGGCCCTGCGAAGCGCCTGGAGGGAGAAACTGGCGCTGGGGCATGCCAAAACAGAGTGTCTGGTTGTGTGCTCGTCGCCTGCGGCTGTGGCGGCTTGGTGCCCTCCGTCTTCAGGATCCTCCTCGATGGAGGCGTACATGTCTGGAATAGGCATAGAGACGCCCAGATGA